The following coding sequences are from one Sander lucioperca isolate FBNREF2018 chromosome 2, SLUC_FBN_1.2, whole genome shotgun sequence window:
- the emb gene encoding embigin, whose translation MSSSWEQLFFQILLLVVFCRHINTKTPGPTPPPLVSINSPLPTDIRSVVLKGESHTESVELLNPVNLTLECTWTGNQNKLPNITGFWRKDGDEVENSRLTVQLENDQYNLKRVFSIISEENLGNYSCMFESEAKIDFVLAAPHMHEVRDKPIVSYVGDSVVIVCKMEETKPKPSTWNWYKANGTDKEQIFTAAEPLRYEIKNDERKTKLVVYNLTEADGGLYYCGAVYAINTTMGLVELKVINFTEPLKPFIAITVEVIVLVVAIMFYERYQSKKNYTAGKGMNDQTNTLTQGENNEPEEGSSMRQRKV comes from the exons ATGTCATCCTCCTGGGAGCAGCTCTTTTTTCAGATCCTCCTTCTTGTCGTCTTCTGCAGACACATCAATACAA AGACACCTGGTCCAACGCCCCCACCACTGGTTTCCATCAACAGTCCCCTGCCAACAGATATAAGGAGCGTTGTTCTTAAag GTGAAAGTCACACAGAGAGTGTTGAACTGTTGAACCCTGTCAATCTGACACTGGAGTGTACCTGGACAGGTAATCAGAACAAACTACCAAATATAACTGGATTTTGGAGAAAAGATGGGGATGAAGTTGAGAACAGCCGTCTCACAGTGCAGTTGGAGAACGATCAGTATAATCTCAAACGAGT GTTCAGCATCATCAGTGAAGAAAACCTCGGAAATTACTCATGCATGTTTGAAAGTGAGGCAAAAATAGACTTTGTTTTGGCAG CTCCACACATGCATGAGGTGCGAGATAAACCAATAGTCAGCTATGTGGGGGACTCTGTGGTGATTGTATGTAAAATGGAGGAAACCAAACCAAAGCCCAGCACCTGGAACTGGTACAAAGCAAATGGTACCGACAAG GAGCAGATCTTCACTGCTGCAGAGCCTCTTCGGTATGAAATCAAAAACGATGAGAGGAAGACCAAACTGGTGGTGTACAACCTGACGGAGGCTGACGGAGGCTTGTATTACTGCGGTGCGGTGTACGCCATCAACACCACGATGGGCCTCGTGGAGCTGAAG GTCATCAACTTTACGGAGCCTCTGAAGCCTTTCATAGCCATTACGGTCGAGGTCATCGTTCTGGTCGTCGCCATTATGTTCTACGAGAGATATCAGTCTAAGAAAAACTACACAGCAG GAAAAGGGATGAATGaccaaacaaacacact